The following are from one region of the Populus trichocarpa isolate Nisqually-1 chromosome 8, P.trichocarpa_v4.1, whole genome shotgun sequence genome:
- the LOC7486869 gene encoding inactive protein RESTRICTED TEV MOVEMENT 2 isoform X2 codes for MMNPRGGYTGFRPRRYNLRSTSQNLPTSFQPNTEWKEEDAALVLLVYLPGFLKEQVSVAADELQSNIRVYGERILANNMRSRFNTAHIVPKNCDLSQMKLEFAGGILTIRIPKNIPAVKSTDTGELEATASQEDPGLQDSTGKPKPEKNGEETPSGRTSTTFAKETEGKDVKALSPQKAASEEVSQKGQDEAPQKADLLVNTTKQVEEKSAGLDGEKAHQIVTEKKEKNEANGKPVEEEKPEKVAEKPSKEEEKSEEPKIAEKVVEKPLAKEEEKDGKSEEPKTAESVVLKKEEEEEKNETAAGDDKEKSNKDISKDAENARASANKDEDMKNDENQLIVNIFVAVSIIMAVGAHFYSIFSSSGKI; via the exons ATGATGAATCCAAGAGGTGGATACACTGGTTTTCGGCCCAGAAGATATAATCTCCGCAGCACCTCTCAAAATCTTCCAACCAGTTTTCAGCCAAATACAGAATGGAAGGAAGAAGATGCAGCTCTAGTTTTACTTGTATATCTTCCTG GTTTCTTGAAAGAGCAAGTAAGTGTTGCAGCAGACGAACTGCAAAGTAATATCAGAGTTTATGGAGAGCGTATACTCGCAAATAACATGCGCAGTCGCTTTAATACAGCTCACATCGTTCCCAAAAATTGTGACCTGAGCCAAATGAAATTGGAGTTTGCTGGTGGGATCCTAACCATCAGGATTCCGAAAAACATTCCTGCTGTAAAAAGTACTGATACTGGAGAATTGGAGGCCACAGCTAGCCAAGAGGATCCTGGGCTTCAAGACTCCACAGGAAAACCAAAGCCTGAGAAGAATGGAGAAGAGACTCCTTCAGGGAGAACCTCAACCACCTTTGCCAAAGAAACAGAAGGGAAAGATGTTAAAGCTCTAAGCCCCCAAAAGGCAGCCAGCGAAGAGGTATCTCAAAAGGGTCAAGATGAAGCTCCTCAAAAAGCTGATTTACTGGTTAATACCACAAAACAAGTAGAGGAGAAGAGTGCAGGGTTAGATGGTGAAAAGGCTCATCAAATTGTCAccgaaaagaaagaaaagaatgaagcAAACGGGAAGCCTGTTGAAGAGGAAAAGCCCGAGAAAGTTGCTGAAAAGCCTTCGAAAGAAGAGGAGAAAA GTGAGGAACCAAAGATAGCTGAGAAAGTTGTTGAAAAGCCATTGGCAAAGGAAGAGGAAAAGGATGGGAAAAGTGAGGAACCAAAGACAGCTGAGAGTGTTGTCctgaagaaggaggaggaggaggagaagaatgAGACAGCTGCTGGTGATGATAAAGAGAAGTCTAACAAGGATATTTCTAAGGATGCAGAGAATGCAAGAGCTTCTGCTAACAAGGACGAGGACATGAAGAATGATGAGAATCAACTGATAGTGAATATTTTTGTGGCAGTTTCAATAATTATGGCAGTTGGAGCACATTTCTATAGCATTTTTAGCTCATCTGGCAAGATCTAA
- the LOC7486869 gene encoding protein RESTRICTED TEV MOVEMENT 2 isoform X1 gives MMNPRGGYTGFRPRRYNLRSTSQNLPTSFQPNTEWKEEDAALVLLVYLPGFLKEQVSVAADELQSNIRVYGERILANNMRSRFNTAHIVPKNCDLSQMKLEFAGGILTIRIPKNIPAVKSTDTGELEATASQEDPGLQDSTGKPKPEKNGEETPSGRTSTTFAKETEGKDVKALSPQKAASEEVSQKGQDEAPQKADLLVNTTKQVEEKSAGLDGEKAHQIVTEKKEKNEANGKPVEEEKPEKVAEKPSKEEEKSEEPKIAEKVVEKPSVKGEEKDEKGEEPKIAEKVVEKPLAKEEEKDGKSEEPKTAESVVLKKEEEEEKNETAAGDDKEKSNKDISKDAENARASANKDEDMKNDENQLIVNIFVAVSIIMAVGAHFYSIFSSSGKI, from the exons ATGATGAATCCAAGAGGTGGATACACTGGTTTTCGGCCCAGAAGATATAATCTCCGCAGCACCTCTCAAAATCTTCCAACCAGTTTTCAGCCAAATACAGAATGGAAGGAAGAAGATGCAGCTCTAGTTTTACTTGTATATCTTCCTG GTTTCTTGAAAGAGCAAGTAAGTGTTGCAGCAGACGAACTGCAAAGTAATATCAGAGTTTATGGAGAGCGTATACTCGCAAATAACATGCGCAGTCGCTTTAATACAGCTCACATCGTTCCCAAAAATTGTGACCTGAGCCAAATGAAATTGGAGTTTGCTGGTGGGATCCTAACCATCAGGATTCCGAAAAACATTCCTGCTGTAAAAAGTACTGATACTGGAGAATTGGAGGCCACAGCTAGCCAAGAGGATCCTGGGCTTCAAGACTCCACAGGAAAACCAAAGCCTGAGAAGAATGGAGAAGAGACTCCTTCAGGGAGAACCTCAACCACCTTTGCCAAAGAAACAGAAGGGAAAGATGTTAAAGCTCTAAGCCCCCAAAAGGCAGCCAGCGAAGAGGTATCTCAAAAGGGTCAAGATGAAGCTCCTCAAAAAGCTGATTTACTGGTTAATACCACAAAACAAGTAGAGGAGAAGAGTGCAGGGTTAGATGGTGAAAAGGCTCATCAAATTGTCAccgaaaagaaagaaaagaatgaagcAAACGGGAAGCCTGTTGAAGAGGAAAAGCCCGAGAAAGTTGCTGAAAAGCCTTCGAAAGAAGAGGAGAAAAGTGAGGAACCAAAGATAGCTGAGAAAGTTGTTGAAAAGCCTTCGGTGAAAGGAGAGGAAAAGGATGAGAAAGGTGAGGAACCAAAGATAGCTGAGAAAGTTGTTGAAAAGCCATTGGCAAAGGAAGAGGAAAAGGATGGGAAAAGTGAGGAACCAAAGACAGCTGAGAGTGTTGTCctgaagaaggaggaggaggaggagaagaatgAGACAGCTGCTGGTGATGATAAAGAGAAGTCTAACAAGGATATTTCTAAGGATGCAGAGAATGCAAGAGCTTCTGCTAACAAGGACGAGGACATGAAGAATGATGAGAATCAACTGATAGTGAATATTTTTGTGGCAGTTTCAATAATTATGGCAGTTGGAGCACATTTCTATAGCATTTTTAGCTCATCTGGCAAGATCTAA
- the LOC7486868 gene encoding uncharacterized protein LOC7486868, which produces MDQGKPTQSRSLFLPKTERIEEDEALTLHVHLPGFAEKHIDCRIVAPSHYIRVCSNPALKNWHFDTLFEDIPEKFNLYEAKTKFDDETLTIRVPKVIPAQASTGALEAPTRQEAPSLQESNTSRLGPEMSGDGTARQQTVDKEIIETKGVEGGKSMSEWMSQKGQDQIPSKANFPLAFTRKLQVDDQSTIGQVGDQKEEEKSGESVNQEKEGEVKDMENASSSSGTSVNHNVTRGVTARLYIVDKFTILSLILAIGAYVFYTIYGQSRKKAE; this is translated from the exons ATGGACCAAGGTAAACCTACCCAATCGCGATCGCTTTTTTTACCGAAAACGGAACGGATAGAGGAAGATGAAGCTCTTACGTTGCATGTTCATCTACCTG GTTTTGCTGAGAAGCATATAGATTGTAGGATAGTTGCACCATCACATTATATCAGAGTCTGTAGTAATCCCGCACTTAAAAACTGGCACTTCGATACACTTTTCGAGGATATTCCTGAAAAATTTAACCTCTATGAAgcaaaaaccaaatttgatgATGAAACTCTAACCATCAGAGTTCCAAAAGTAATTCCTGCTCAAGCTAGTACTGGTGCATTAGAGGCCCCAACAAGACAGGAAGCTCCAAGCCTACAAGAAAGTAATACAAGCAGGTTAGGGCCTGAAATGAGTGGAGATGGTACTGCAAGACAACAAACTGTGGATAAAGAAATTATAGAAACCAAAGGTGTTGAAGGTGGAAAAAGCATGAGCGAATGGATGTCTCAAAAGGGTCAAGATCAAATTCCTTCAAAAGCTAATTTCCCATTAGCATTTACCAGAAAGCTGCAAGTAGATGATCAAAGCACTATAGGACAGGTTGGTGATCAaaaggaagaggagaagagtGGTGAAAGTGTTAATCAAGAGAAGGAAGGGGAGGTAAAGGATATGGAGAATGCAAGTTCTTCTTCTGGAACGTCTGTGAATCACAATGTAACAAGGGGGGTGACTGCAAGGCTATATATAGTAGATAAATTCACCATACTCTCTTTGATCCTGGCAATTGGAGCTTATGTATTCTATACCATCTATGGCCAATCTAGAAAGAAGGCAGAATGA
- the LOC7490875 gene encoding inactive protein RESTRICTED TEV MOVEMENT 2 — MAMKTRIGGYAAIQYEDCQPKSEWKEEEGENVLRIHLPDFLKEQLKITYVHSSRIVRVTGERPLSYNKWSRFNQTFPVPQNCEVNKIQGKFHDGILSITMPKATIKQSHRKEEAKGTKEALLPSKDALPEKTTTSQVSQKPKMETKAQKGMEGAAGFSSPKQTDGQKVGALSPQEALKDQKSQKGPAEAPSKVVSTTDTMKQKDEKTDQVSSAKTVDQKPIVVKKESTDEVSKKLPTESVKEKTLFEEEESIKKRKESRVTEGDESSKKGKESMFAGETSSLRADKEKNVRFASAGTEEKTKQDFNVAGKVKEVKNVAATAAKKTMKGLSTLDLSEEGQSMVNMGVAVLVIVALGAYMVYSYRSSGTSKD; from the exons ATGGCCATGAAGACACGCATTGGAGGATATGCTGCTATCCAGTATGAGGATTGTCAACCCAAGTCTGAATGGAAGGAAGAAGAGGGGGAAAATGTTCTGCGCATTCATCTTCCTG ACTTTCTAAAGGAGCAGCTGAAGATCACTTATGTTCATTCCTCCCGAATTGTTCGAGTTACCGGAGAACGACCACTTTCTTATAATAAATGGAGTCGATTCAATCAAACTTTTCCTGTTCCACAAAACTGTGAGGTGAATAAAATTCAAGGCAAGTTTCATGATGGAATTCTTTCCATTACAATGCCTAAAGCTACCATCAAACAATCTCACCGCAAAGAAGAAGCAAAGGGAACCAAAGAGGCTTTGCTGCCTTCAAAAGATGCCCTACCAGAGAAGACTACGACTTCTCAAGTCTCTCAGAAACCTAAAATGGAGACAAAGGCACAGAAGGGTATGGAGGGTGCTGCAGGCTTTTCTAGCCCAAAACAAACAGATGGCCAGAAGGTGGGAGCTCTAAGCCCTCAAGAAGCCTTGAAAGATCAAAAGTCTCAAAAGGGTCCAGCTGAAGCCCCATCCAAAGTTGTTTCGACTACTGATACAATGAAGCAGAAAGATGAAAAGACTGATCAGGTCTCTAGTGCTAAAACAGTTGACCAAAAGCCCATAgttgtaaagaaagaaagcacaGATGAAGTAAGCAAGAAGCTGCCAACAGAATCAGTAAAGGAGAAGACTTTGTTTGAAGAAGAGGAAAgcatcaagaaaagaaaagaatctcGGGTAACAGAAGGTGATGAAAGTagcaagaaaggaaaagaatcaATGTTCGCTGGTGAAACCTCTTCTCTTAGAGCagacaaagaaaagaatgtTAGATTTGCTAGTGCTGGTACTGAAGAAAAGACAAAGCAGGATTTCAATGTTGCTGGCAAAGTCAAGGAAGTGAAGAATGTAGCTGCAACTGCTGCAAAGAAGACAATGAAAGGACTTAGCACCTTGGATCTAAGTGAAGAAGGGCAATCAATGGTGAATATGGGTGTGGCAGTCCTCGTGATTGTAGCACTTGGAGCTTACATGGTCTACAGCTATCGATCATCTGGAACTTCCAAAGACTAA